CACGCCGGGCAGCAGGAGGTCATGATCGGGAGCTTCACGCTCTTGTCACCTTCGAGGAAGCGGGTGAGGCGGTCCAGGAACTCGGACCCTTCTTCCATGATGGTGAGGTCGGCGGTGAAGTCGGTGTCGAAGACGTAGTTGAAGCCGAGTTCCCTGAGGGCGGTGGTCATCTTGCCGGTGACCAGGGTCCCTGCGGGGAGGCCGAGGTCCTCGCCGAGAGCGGCGCGGACAGCCGGAGCGGTCTGCACGACAACCACTTTCTCCGGATCGGCCAGAGCCTCGATGACGCTCCAGGTGTGATCCTTCTCGACGAGGGCGCCCACCGGGCAGACCGCGGTGCACTGACCGCAGTTGGTGCAGGAGGTGTCGGCGAGGTTCATTTCGAACGCCGGTGCGACGACGGCGGTGAAGCCCCTGTTCACGCCGGAAAGGACGTTGCATGTCTGGACGTCGTTGCACATCGTCTCACAGCGACGGCACATAACGCATTTGTCCATGTCGCGGATGATGGACTCGGAGAAGTCCTTGCGATAGGTGGACATCTGGCCGCCGTCGTACGGGGACTCACGCAGGCCGAACTTGGTGGAGAGGTCCTGCAGCTCGCACTCGCCGGACTTCTGGCAGACCAGGCAGTCCTTCGGGTGGTCGGAGAGGAAGAGCTCCATGACGGTCTTGCGGGCGTTCAGCACGCGCACGGTGTTCGATTTGATGACCATACCGTCCGTTACCGGGGTGGCGCAGGCCGGGGCGAGGTTTCTGCGCCCTTCGACTTCGACCACGCACACGCGGCAGGTAGCGAGCTGGTTGTTCACCTTGAGGTGCTCAAGGTTCAGGTAGCAAAGGGTCGGGATGTCCACGTGCAGCTTCTTTGCAGCTTCCAGAATGGTACTGCCCGCCGGCACCGTGATCTGTTTACCATCTATAGTGATGTTCGCGATTGACATAATACAGTCGCTCCTTTTCTATTGTTTGGTGATAGCGTCAAACTTGCACTTCTCGAGGCAGGCGCCGCACTTGATGCAGGTCTTCTGATCAATGGTGTGGACTTCCTTAACTTTGCCGGAGATGCAGTTGACCGGGCAGACGCGGGCGCAGGCGGTGCAGCCGACGCACTTTTCAGGAACGATCGTGTACTGGAGCAGGGCGCTGCACACCCCGGCCGGGCACTTGTGATCTTCGATGTGCGCCTTGTACTCGTCCTCAAACACGCGCATGGTGGAGAGGATCGGGTTGGGCATCGTCTGGCCGAGACCGCAAAGGGCGGTGTCTTTTACGGTGACGCTGAGCTGCTTCAGGCGGGCGATGTCTTCGTTCGTCCCTTTGCCCTGGGTGATCTTCTCCAGCATCTCGTAGAGACGCTTCGAGCCGACGCGGCACGGAGTACATTTGCCACAGGTCTCGTCCATGGTGAAGTCGAGGAAGAACTTCGCAACGGAGACCATGCAGTCGTCCTCGTCCATGACGATCATACCGCCGGAGCCCATCATGGACCCTTTGGCGATGAGGTTGTCGTAGTCGATCGGGGTGTCGAGGTCCTTGTAGGTCAGTGCGCCGCCGGAAGGACCGCCGGTCTGTACCGCCTTGAACTTCTTGCCGCCGAGGATGCCGCCGCCGATCTCGAAGATGACCTCATTGAGGGTGATCCCCATGGGGACCTCGATGAGACCGACGTTCTTGATCTTGCCGGCGAGTGCGAAAACCTTGGTACCTTTCGACTTCTCGGTGCCGATGGAGGAGAACCAGTCGGCGCCCTTCAGCATGATCGGAACGATGTTGGCGAAGGTCTCGACGTTGTTGATAGCGGTCGGTTTCCCCCAGTAGCCGGACTCTGCCGGGAAAGGCGGCTTGGTGGTGGGCTCGCCGCGCTCCCCTTCCATGGAGTGGATGAGGGCGGTTTCCTCGCCGCAGACGAAGGCGCCTGCGCCATATTTCAGCTCGATGTCGAAGCTGTGGCTGGAGCCGAAGATGTTGTCGCCGAGAACGCCGAGGTTGCGGGCGTCGTCGATCGCCTTCTGGAGGCGCTTGATGGCGAGCGGGTACTCTGCACGGATGTACACGGTCCCCTTGGTGGCGCCGATGGCGTAACCACAGATCGCCATAGCCTCCACGACGGAGTGCGGGTCACCTTCGAGAACGGCGCGGTCCATGAATGCACCCGGGTCCCCTTCGTCGGCGTTGCAGACGACGTACTTCTGGTCGGCCTGGTACTTGGAAGCGACTTCCCACTTCACGCCGGTCGGGAAGCCCCCGCCCCCACGGCCACGAAGCCCGGCCTTCTTGATCTCGTTCACGACGTCGGCAGGTGTCTTGTTGGTCACCGCATCCGCAAGAGCCTCATACCCACGAGTAGCGATGTACTCGTTGATGTTCTCAGGATCGATGAAACCGCAATTCCTGGTGGCAATCCTGATTTGCTTTTTCACTGCTTCCATTATGGTCCCCCTCTCCTAAGCTCTTTGATAGTTAACGGGAATGACACCTTCGAGGAGCTCACCGTTTTTGATGTACTTCTCGACGATAGCTTCAGCCTTCGCGGCATCGACGTAGCCAAAGACGACCGGCTCCTTGCCGGGGATCTTTACCTCAACGGTCGGCTCTGCGAAGCAGTAGCACATGCACCCCGACTGGGTGAACTCGACGGAGCCGAGGCCGTTTTTGGCAACGGCGGCCTTCATGACGTCGAGAGCGGTCTGCCCGCCGGAGGCGATGCTGCAGGTGCCGAGGGAGACGTTGACGATGGTATTGGTATTCTGCACAGCCTTTTCCTGCAGCTGTTTCCTCAGGTTCGTGAGGTCAGCAAGAGACTTGATCTTTTCCATTTATCCCGTACCTCCTATTTGAATTCGGCTATGATGTCTTTGACCTGGTCGGGGGTCACGTTTGCGAACGTCTTGCCGTCGACCGTGAGGACCGGAGCGAGAGCGCAGGCGCCGACGCAGCGGAGGACATCGATGGAGAACTTGCCGTCCTTGGTGACCTCGCCAACTTCAACGCCGAGCTGCTCCTTGAAGGCGTGGATGACCTTCTCGGAACCCTTGACGAAGCAGGCGGTGCCGTTGCAGATGGAGATCGGATGCTTCCCTTTCGGGACCATGGTGAAGTACGTGTAGAAACTCACCACGCCGTAGACCTGGGCCAGCGAGGTACCCATGAGCTGGGCAACCGTCTGCTGAACCTCCATCGGCAGGTAGCCGAACAGGCTCTGGGCCTTGTGCAGGGCCGTCACCAGATGCCCTTCCTTGGTGGGCAGGCTGTTGACGAACTCCTCCAGCTCCCGGGTAAGCGCTTCCGGCAGCTTGGTGCGCGGCGGTAAACTACATCCCCCTGTGAACTGACACGTTGAACCGGTTTGCATAATACACCTCTCCTTTCTTTGATGTGGCGCATCGCCTGCGACACTTGCTACCTACATACTCGGTTTGTGCAAACAACCTTGACTCAATGTTCCCTCACCTGAAGCTTCACCTTCTCTATACCAGTGCAGCGCCCCTCCGTTTCTGTCATAGCGACAGGGGAGAGACGCTCACCTCATTGCAGACATTTGCTCCGGAATCTCTCCAGAAGCCATTGGCACCAATTCTCCATTCCCGCGCCGGTCCGGCAGGAGATCTCGAAGAGGGGTGCTGCGGGGTTCAGCCCCTGCACCGTCTCCCGGAACCGTCCCCAGTCGAAGTCCTCGCTGTCGCGGGAGTCGATCTTGTTCAGGAGAATGGCATCGGCCTTTATGAAGATGGCCGGGTACTTCGCGGGCTTGTCGTGCCCTTCAGGCACGCTCGCGATGACGACATTTACGTCCTCCCCCATCCCGAACTCCGCCGGGCAGACCAGGTTGCCGACGTTCTCGATGAAGAGGATGCTCGGGGTGTCGTAGGAGAAGCGATCGAGCACCTTGCCGATCATCGGCGCATCGAGGTGGCACATGTTCCCGGTGTTGATCTGCACCACCGGAATACCGGCCGCGGCGATCTTCTCCGTATCGATGCTGGAGGCGATGTCCCCCTCGATGACCCCGAAGGCAGCCTCCCCGCCGAGTCTCCCGATGGTAGCAAGGATCGTGCTCGTCTTCCCCGCCCCCGGAGATGCCATGATGTTCACGGCGAGGACGCGGTTCAGCGTGAAAAAGTCGTTGTTTTTCTGGGAGAGTTGCTGATTGGCTTCCAGGATGTTCCTGCGCACATCTATCTTCACATCAGTACCCATCAACAACGAGGCCGATCCGCGACGCATACTGTATACACCTATTTTCGTTTACACAAAAATAGAACGTATACAGTTCGTGTTCCGTATACGAACACATTGTTCGTATACGACACATTGAAAGAAACAAGTTTGGGGAGAAGTTTTACTCTAATGAGACATGGAAGGAATTGCGTTTACACAGTCTTCGCTAGTCTCTACTTCAATACTGTCGATATAAAACTCATACCCTTTCGTTACTAACACATCATTGCCTCCGCATGCAAGGCATTTGTAGCAATTTTGGCGGTGTTGTACATTAAAACCGCAGCTCCGGCAGGAAAATTCGGCGGGAACACGCGTGATGGAGAGCCGGGCGGCCTCCGCGATGCTCCCCTTGCTGAGGATATCGAAGTAAAACTGCACCGACTCGTCGACGATGCTGGCCAGATCCCCTATCACCAGGTTCACTCCATACACCTTCCTGACGCTCGTTCCCTGCACCTCGTCAGTGATGATCTTCAACAGTCCTTCCGTTACCGAAAGCTCGTGCATTACCCACCTCAGACACTCTTTGTCCCCTCATCGGGCGTCTCTGCTGCCGCAGGCTTCGCAGGCTGCGCGAAGGAGTCGGCGGACTTGTTGAACACCGCCTCGCGGTACTGGGTATCCTGCACGAGGGAGTCGGTGGGGCAGACGTCGACGCAGATCCCGCAGTAGACGCAGGAAAAGGGGTCGCATTTCCACGTCTTCTCCTTCCGGTCGACCTGGATGCACTGGGACGGACACTTTATCTGACAGACGGTGCAGAAGGTGCACTTCTCTATGTCGATCTTCAGCGTTCCCTTTACATCCTCAAAAGGCTCTCTCGTCTTGAACGGATAGAGACGGGTCGCCGAACCGGTAAAGAAGTTCTTCAAAATGGTAGTCAGCATGAACATGATAATCTCTCCCGGGAAGTTCGGCGCACGCAGCGCTGCGCCGAAGACCTGCCTGCAGGGTTTTCGTTTTCACTCGCCGCGGTGGCGGCTACCTCTCCGTGCAGCTGATGCACGGGTCGATGGTGAGAATGAGGACCGGCACGTCGGCAAGCTCGCACCCCGGCAGGAGCTCGAGAAGCGGCGCCAGGTTGTTGAAGGTCGGCGTCCTGATTCTCAGGCGGTCCAGGAACTTCTTCCCGGTCGCCTTTATGTAGTAGACGCACTCCCCGCGCGGCTGCTCGACACGGCTCACCACCTCGCCCGTGGGGAGCCCCTTCACCTTCACGTTGATCTCCCCTTCCGGAAGCTTCGCAAAGGCCTGGCGGATCAGGTCGATCCCCTGGAAGATCTCGTTGAAGCGGCACAGGGTGCGCGCGTAGGAGTCACCGTCTGTCTCCACCACCGCGTGGAAGTCGAGCATGGAGTAGGCTGCGTACCCTAACTGGCGCATGTCCTGCTCCACGCCGCTCGCCCTGAGCATCGGCCCGCAGGCGCCGAGCTCGAACGCCCTCTCCTTCGTCAGGACGCCGATCCCCACCGTACGCCTCTTCACGGTGTAGTCGTCCATGATGACCGCCTTCAGCTGCTGCACCTCTTTCTCCACGAGCTTCAGGGTGTCGAGGATCCACTTCTGGGTTTCCGGCTTTATGTCGCGCTTCACCCCTCCGACCACGTTCACGGAGACGATGACCCGGTTCCCGGAGGTCGCCTCCTGCAGGTCCATGATCCTCTCCCTGATGCGCCAGCACTGCATGAAGAGGCTCTCGAAGCCGAAGGCGTCGGCAAAAAGGCCGAGCCACAGAAGGTGGCTGTGGATGCGGTGCATCTCCGCCCACACCACGCGCAGAAACTTCGCGCGATCGGGGACCTCGACATCCATGAGCCCCTCAATCCCCTGACAGTAGCACATGGCGTGCAAGGTCGAGCAGATGCCGCAGGTTCTCTCCACGATCTGGATCATCTGGTTGTGATCCCTGATCTCGGCAAGCTTCTCAAGGCCGCGGTGCACGTAGCCGAGCTTCGGGATCGCCTCCACGACGATCTCGTCTTCCAGTACGAGGGAGAGGTGAATCGGCTCGGGAAGAACCGGGTGCTGCGGACCGAACGGTAACGTAGTACGTGCCATCTTCTCTAGACCTCCTGCGCGTCGGCGGGCTTTTTGGCGATCCCTATCTTGCAGAACGGGGTTCTCTGCACTTCCTCGTCGAGATAGAAGGTGCCGTTGAAGTCGATCGGCAGACCCTCGAAGTCGACGCCGAAGTGCTCCTTGATCTCGTTCTCCACCAGGAGCGCGCAGGCAAAGACGGAGGTGATGCTGGAGATCGCGCTCCCCTTCGGGACGATCACCCGCATGCTCCTCAGGTCGAGATCCTTGTCGAAGTGGTAGATGAGATCGATGGCGTCGCCAAGATCGCTCGACGACATCGTCACAAAACGAAAGCCCGTGTCCTTGAAGATCTTGGAGAAGGAGACGACGCGCTCCGTGGGGACGGTGCTGGTGTTCAAGCCGTTTAGTACTCGTGCGTATGTGTTCAAAGTATCGCTCCTTTGGCTAGCGTGCGGAAATGGCTTCGCGCGTCCCGGCGAGCCGCTCGAATATCCCCTCGTCGACCCGCTTCCCCTTCTCGGCGAGCTTCTCCAGGGCGAGCACGATCCCGTCGATGATACGCTCCGGCTTCGGCGCGCACCCCGGGACGTAGGAGTCGACCGGGATGACCTGGTCGACGCCGCCGACCACGTTGTACGCCTCACGGAAGATCCCGCCGGTGGAGCCGCAGGCGCCGATTGCCACCACGACCTTCGGCTCGGGCATCTGATCGTACACGTTCTTCAGAGCCTTCTGGTTCCTGTGGTTCACCGTACCGGTGACGACGAGGATGTCGGCGTGCTTCGGGTTCCCCACGTTCAGGATGCCGAAGCGCTCCACGTCGTAGAGGGGGGTGAGGCAGGCGAGGACCTCGATGTCGCAGCCGTTGCAGCTGCCGCAGTCGAAGTGTATGAGCCAGGGGGACTTGACCCGCGACTTGTTCAGAAGTTTCTTCGGTATCATGTTATTCCTCTTGTTCCTTTCGCTTTCGGACCGTCAGGCCCGGCCACTTCCATCGTCATGGCGCGACTGGCGCGCCCCCCACCCTAGCGGACGTAGATCCAGGTGTAGTTCGCAAAGGAGAGGAGAAGCCCGGCACTCCAGACGTACCCGAGCATCCAGCGCCAGGTCAGGCGGGCGCAGACGTTGTCGATGATGATCTCGGCGAGGTAGGTAAGGACCACCAGAAGCACCATTATGTACACGTTGGTGTGCCAGAAGAGCGCGCAGATCCCCAGCACGAAGACCGTCTCGTACCAGTGGGCGATCTCGATGATGGCGAGATACGGCCCGGAGTACTCGGTCAGCACCCCTTTCACGATCTCCTGGTGCGCGTGGTGCGAGGTGGAGATGTCGAAAGGAGATTTCCTGAGCTTGATCGTCAGCGCGTAGCCGAGCACGATGTACATCAAGGCCAGCGGGATCAGGAGCGGCTCCTGGAACTTCAGGATCTCGGAGATCTTGTAGCTCCCCGTCACGAGATAAATGGAGACAAAGACGAGGATCAGGAGCGGCTCATAGGTGAGCATCTGGATCAGCTCGCGCTGCGCCCCTATCTGGCTGTACGGCGATTGCGCCGCCAGTGCCCCGATAACGAGGAAGACACCCCCCACCGCGAGGACGAAGAAGATGAGCAGCAGGTCGGACTGCAGCGCCAGCAGGACGACGGTCAGGATCGCGGCCACCAGGTAGACGTAGGCGCAGAGGATCTGCCACAGGTTGACGATCATGCTCTCCTTCCCGATGAGCTTCATCACGTCGTAGAAAGGCTGCAGGATCGGCGGGCCGTAGCGCCCCTGCAGGCGTGCGGTGATCTTTCTGTCGATCCCCGCCACCACCCCCCCGACGATCGGGGAGAGGAACAGTGCCAAAGCGATAGCCACCACGTTTTCCATCTTCATCTAGCAACCCCCGCGAAAAGTAGAATAAGTATCACCACCGCTGCGATGTTGATCCAGGTGGAGATCTTCTCCTCCCCGATGAACTCCGAGGCGTAGATATTGGCTGCGGTGTAGTCCTTCCAGACGTTGAAGGGACCCCTGAAGCGCGGCTGGCCAAGATCGGGGTGCTGCTCCCCGCACATGTAGGGGGCGCTGATCACCCGGTGCCCTTTCCTGCGTGCCGCGAGGACCGCGAAGGAGTAGCCGAGGAAGGAAACGATCATGATCGGCAGCACATAGAATGATCCGGCGTCGCTCGGGGCGCCGGCCCCCGCCCCTCCCACGGCTGCGCTGAACGGCAGGGTGGCGGTGGCGACCGCAAGACGCGGGTCGATGAGGTGCGAGTAGGCCCAGGGCGCGACCAGCGAGAGGCCGATCGCTCCCGCAGCGAGGGTGAGGAGCGGGATCTTGATGGCGATCGACTCCTTCCAGGGAGCCTTCCGCGAGCCGAAACCGTGGGTCAGGGTGTCGGTGAAGGCCTTCAGCATCGACACCTCGCGCCCCTGGTCGGTCGCCTCGAGATACGCTCCCGAGACGAGGATCCCTGCCCAGCGCGCCCAGAAGAGCATGGTAAGACCGCTGCCAAGGGCGAGCATCGCCACCACCCAGGGGATGCTCGCCGCCGCCTCGATCGCCATCCACTTGCTCATGAGGGCGCCGAAGGGGGGGATCATCATGGTGAGCATGCCGAGGATGGTGATGCGCGCCACAGCGGGAAAGCGGTTGTACAGGCCGCGCATGTCCTCGATGTCGCGGCTGCCGATGTTGTGCTCGATCGTCCCCACACAGAGGAAGAGAAGACCCTTGGAAACGGCGTGGAAGATGATGAGGAGGATCGCCGCCACAATCGCCGCAGGGGTATTGATCCCGGCGCAGGCGACGATGAGGCCGAGGTTCGCGATGGTGGAGTAGGCCAGTATCTTCTTCCCGTTACGCATGTTCACCGCCAGCATCGAGGTGGCGAGGAAGGTAAAGGCGCCGAAGGTGGCCACCATGAGGCTGAGCGTCGTGCCGGCGTAGGCGGGCGCCAGGCGCACGATGAGGTATACCCCCGCCTTCACCATGGTACTGGAGTGCAGGAGCGCCGAGACCGGGGTAGGCGCCACCATCGCGCCGCACAGCCACGACTGGAACGGCACCTGGGCCGCCTTCGTGAAGCCTGCAAAGCAAAGGAGCGCCAGCGGCAGAAGGACGCCGAGTGACGGGTCGTGGTGCTGCACCAGGTACTGCAGCGACAACGACGCAGTCGTCCCGGTATTCTTGTACAGGAAGATGATCGCCGCGACGAAGGCGACGCCGCCGAGCATGTTCATCCACAGGGCGCGGGAGCCGTTCTTTATGGCGATGTCCGTCCCGTCGTGGCTTATGAGCATGAAGGAACAGAGCGTGGTGACTTCCCAGAAGAAATAGACCCACAGGAGGTTATTGGCGAAGACGAGCCCGTTCATCGCCCCGAGAAAGACCATCAGGAAAAAGAAGAAGCGCGGCTGCCGCGTCCTCTTCAGGTGCAGATGGTGCTCGTGCTCCTCCATGTAGGGGATACCGAAGATACAGATCAGCGACCCCACGATGGAGATGATCAGGTTCATGATGATGGAGAGGTCGTCGCCGTAAAAGGCGGGCATAACCTCCACATGATGCACCATCTTGAACTCGAAGTAGGCCAGGGGGAGGATCTGGAGCACCGTCAGGAGCATGATCAGCGGATTGCGGCGGCTCCAGCCGATCCCGAAGATCAGGAAGAGAAGCCCGAAGTCCGCTGCCGTGACGAGGAGGTTGACTTTCAGCCCCAGGATCGAGTCGGGAGTGTAGGAGAAGGCACCGTGGTTGTAGAACAGTAGGGAGCTCACAGCAAGACATACACCTGTACATACCACGATGTAACTTCTTGCTTTGCTGCTTCCTGCGACATAACAGAGAATCGCAGATACTACCGGCAGCAGGATACAGATACCAATTAATGTATCAAGCATCTCTTTCGTTACCTCCTCTAAGGCTCTACGTTAAAGTTTTGGCCAATCAGAAACAGTTATCTCGTCTCTATCGGTTGTCAAGCCGTGCGACTTTAAAAAAAAACGTGGATCTATGTCAGGGAGCTGGCGCGGCTGATGGCATCAGACAGCATGTGCTGTTGCCTGAGTCATAACCTGGAAGTAAGCGGAGAAGAGAAGCGGAAGTGCCTGGAAAATCAGGATTAGGAGGAGCCGTGTGAGGACAAGTTCACTCTACAGGATCGGGTTTAAAAAAACAACACCCTCAGTTCCGCCACACGAAACATCCCTTTTCCCATCTCCAGGGCGTACCGCACCCTCCGCTTCGCCAGCGACAGCGACTTGAGGAGCAAAAAAGGAACCAACTATTGCCCCGCCGGAGGGGCGAGAGGGAGTTTCGGAATGGGTAACTATTTGAAAGTTGAAGGAGAGGCAACGTATACTGCAAGACGTATACCACCCGTATACCCTATCCGGGGGTGGCGTTCTAAAAAAGGGTAGTACAACAGGAGCCCGCAGAGGGGGTCCTAGACAGGCGCCAATCAACATTTTACAGTGTTTACAACATGTTGGAGCATGTTCCCCTTCTGCACGCTCCAAAAGAGCGCACCGGTTCCATTATGGAACAGGTGTCAGAAAGCCGTCACTGCGGATGTTCCAGATCGGGACTGACCTCCTCGAGAAGGGCTCATCAACTCCGATGGTATGTACATAATACACCTGAGCCAATTTCCACCTTATCGACACTTCTTAATTAGTGGTACGTGTCTTGCTCTCTAACGGCACCCACCGCAGCGGCAGCGGATGGCCCTTCCGGATTCCGGAAGGAACCGGAGATGGAAGAGAATAAGGATGGTTGCCCGGAGCGCCACTACCGTCGCGCGCCCTCATACCCCCTGCGAAGTGCCGCTGCATGCGACGGTAACATCTTGTAATGTGCCGGATTATGTAAACGTGTTTTTCTCAAGAACCGCTGGACAGGAAGAATATCTTTTGTGTACGATACAACCCGAATGCGGCCAAGGGGCCACATTACCGATTTTTTCTTTAATTTGCGCACGCTTAGATACTTACA
The DNA window shown above is from Geomonas sp. RF6 and carries:
- a CDS encoding hydrogenase large subunit, which encodes MARTTLPFGPQHPVLPEPIHLSLVLEDEIVVEAIPKLGYVHRGLEKLAEIRDHNQMIQIVERTCGICSTLHAMCYCQGIEGLMDVEVPDRAKFLRVVWAEMHRIHSHLLWLGLFADAFGFESLFMQCWRIRERIMDLQEATSGNRVIVSVNVVGGVKRDIKPETQKWILDTLKLVEKEVQQLKAVIMDDYTVKRRTVGIGVLTKERAFELGACGPMLRASGVEQDMRQLGYAAYSMLDFHAVVETDGDSYARTLCRFNEIFQGIDLIRQAFAKLPEGEINVKVKGLPTGEVVSRVEQPRGECVYYIKATGKKFLDRLRIRTPTFNNLAPLLELLPGCELADVPVLILTIDPCISCTER
- a CDS encoding respiratory chain complex I subunit 1 family protein — its product is MKMENVVAIALALFLSPIVGGVVAGIDRKITARLQGRYGPPILQPFYDVMKLIGKESMIVNLWQILCAYVYLVAAILTVVLLALQSDLLLIFFVLAVGGVFLVIGALAAQSPYSQIGAQRELIQMLTYEPLLILVFVSIYLVTGSYKISEILKFQEPLLIPLALMYIVLGYALTIKLRKSPFDISTSHHAHQEIVKGVLTEYSGPYLAIIEIAHWYETVFVLGICALFWHTNVYIMVLLVVLTYLAEIIIDNVCARLTWRWMLGYVWSAGLLLSFANYTWIYVR
- the hypB gene encoding hydrogenase nickel incorporation protein HypB, producing the protein MRRGSASLLMGTDVKIDVRRNILEANQQLSQKNNDFFTLNRVLAVNIMASPGAGKTSTILATIGRLGGEAAFGVIEGDIASSIDTEKIAAAGIPVVQINTGNMCHLDAPMIGKVLDRFSYDTPSILFIENVGNLVCPAEFGMGEDVNVVIASVPEGHDKPAKYPAIFIKADAILLNKIDSRDSEDFDWGRFRETVQGLNPAAPLFEISCRTGAGMENWCQWLLERFRSKCLQ
- a CDS encoding NADH-quinone oxidoreductase subunit NuoE family protein, which gives rise to MQTGSTCQFTGGCSLPPRTKLPEALTRELEEFVNSLPTKEGHLVTALHKAQSLFGYLPMEVQQTVAQLMGTSLAQVYGVVSFYTYFTMVPKGKHPISICNGTACFVKGSEKVIHAFKEQLGVEVGEVTKDGKFSIDVLRCVGACALAPVLTVDGKTFANVTPDQVKDIIAEFK
- a CDS encoding 4Fe-4S binding protein; this translates as MFMLTTILKNFFTGSATRLYPFKTREPFEDVKGTLKIDIEKCTFCTVCQIKCPSQCIQVDRKEKTWKCDPFSCVYCGICVDVCPTDSLVQDTQYREAVFNKSADSFAQPAKPAAAETPDEGTKSV
- a CDS encoding NADH-dependent [FeFe] hydrogenase, group A6, with translation MSIANITIDGKQITVPAGSTILEAAKKLHVDIPTLCYLNLEHLKVNNQLATCRVCVVEVEGRRNLAPACATPVTDGMVIKSNTVRVLNARKTVMELFLSDHPKDCLVCQKSGECELQDLSTKFGLRESPYDGGQMSTYRKDFSESIIRDMDKCVMCRRCETMCNDVQTCNVLSGVNRGFTAVVAPAFEMNLADTSCTNCGQCTAVCPVGALVEKDHTWSVIEALADPEKVVVVQTAPAVRAALGEDLGLPAGTLVTGKMTTALRELGFNYVFDTDFTADLTIMEEGSEFLDRLTRFLEGDKSVKLPIMTSCCPAWVKFFEHQFPDLLDVPSTAKSPQQMFGAVAKTYFAEQLGIPREKMVVVSVMPCLAKKYEASRPEFSVNGNRDVDIVLSTRELARLIKRSNIDFPSLPDSDFDRPLGESTGAAVIFGATGGVLEAAVRTAYELATKTELPKLDFTELRGMEGVRVANIGVGDLTLKVGVAHELGNARKLLEMVREGKEQFHAIEIMSCPGGCIGGGGQPYHHGDETVLDKRTEAIYREDANKPLRKSHENPYVIELYEKFLGKPLSEKSHHLLHTHYFKRETP
- a CDS encoding NADH-quinone oxidoreductase subunit 5 family protein → MSSLLFYNHGAFSYTPDSILGLKVNLLVTAADFGLLFLIFGIGWSRRNPLIMLLTVLQILPLAYFEFKMVHHVEVMPAFYGDDLSIIMNLIISIVGSLICIFGIPYMEEHEHHLHLKRTRQPRFFFFLMVFLGAMNGLVFANNLLWVYFFWEVTTLCSFMLISHDGTDIAIKNGSRALWMNMLGGVAFVAAIIFLYKNTGTTASLSLQYLVQHHDPSLGVLLPLALLCFAGFTKAAQVPFQSWLCGAMVAPTPVSALLHSSTMVKAGVYLIVRLAPAYAGTTLSLMVATFGAFTFLATSMLAVNMRNGKKILAYSTIANLGLIVACAGINTPAAIVAAILLIIFHAVSKGLLFLCVGTIEHNIGSRDIEDMRGLYNRFPAVARITILGMLTMMIPPFGALMSKWMAIEAAASIPWVVAMLALGSGLTMLFWARWAGILVSGAYLEATDQGREVSMLKAFTDTLTHGFGSRKAPWKESIAIKIPLLTLAAGAIGLSLVAPWAYSHLIDPRLAVATATLPFSAAVGGAGAGAPSDAGSFYVLPIMIVSFLGYSFAVLAARRKGHRVISAPYMCGEQHPDLGQPRFRGPFNVWKDYTAANIYASEFIGEEKISTWINIAAVVILILLFAGVAR
- a CDS encoding (2Fe-2S) ferredoxin domain-containing protein; its protein translation is MEKIKSLADLTNLRKQLQEKAVQNTNTIVNVSLGTCSIASGGQTALDVMKAAVAKNGLGSVEFTQSGCMCYCFAEPTVEVKIPGKEPVVFGYVDAAKAEAIVEKYIKNGELLEGVIPVNYQRA
- the hypA gene encoding hydrogenase maturation nickel metallochaperone HypA; translated protein: MHELSVTEGLLKIITDEVQGTSVRKVYGVNLVIGDLASIVDESVQFYFDILSKGSIAEAARLSITRVPAEFSCRSCGFNVQHRQNCYKCLACGGNDVLVTKGYEFYIDSIEVETSEDCVNAIPSMSH
- a CDS encoding NADH-ubiquinone oxidoreductase-F iron-sulfur binding region domain-containing protein, whose amino-acid sequence is MEAVKKQIRIATRNCGFIDPENINEYIATRGYEALADAVTNKTPADVVNEIKKAGLRGRGGGGFPTGVKWEVASKYQADQKYVVCNADEGDPGAFMDRAVLEGDPHSVVEAMAICGYAIGATKGTVYIRAEYPLAIKRLQKAIDDARNLGVLGDNIFGSSHSFDIELKYGAGAFVCGEETALIHSMEGERGEPTTKPPFPAESGYWGKPTAINNVETFANIVPIMLKGADWFSSIGTEKSKGTKVFALAGKIKNVGLIEVPMGITLNEVIFEIGGGILGGKKFKAVQTGGPSGGALTYKDLDTPIDYDNLIAKGSMMGSGGMIVMDEDDCMVSVAKFFLDFTMDETCGKCTPCRVGSKRLYEMLEKITQGKGTNEDIARLKQLSVTVKDTALCGLGQTMPNPILSTMRVFEDEYKAHIEDHKCPAGVCSALLQYTIVPEKCVGCTACARVCPVNCISGKVKEVHTIDQKTCIKCGACLEKCKFDAITKQ
- a CDS encoding NADH-quinone oxidoreductase subunit C; amino-acid sequence: MNTYARVLNGLNTSTVPTERVVSFSKIFKDTGFRFVTMSSSDLGDAIDLIYHFDKDLDLRSMRVIVPKGSAISSITSVFACALLVENEIKEHFGVDFEGLPIDFNGTFYLDEEVQRTPFCKIGIAKKPADAQEV
- a CDS encoding NADH-quinone oxidoreductase subunit B family protein; this translates as MIPKKLLNKSRVKSPWLIHFDCGSCNGCDIEVLACLTPLYDVERFGILNVGNPKHADILVVTGTVNHRNQKALKNVYDQMPEPKVVVAIGACGSTGGIFREAYNVVGGVDQVIPVDSYVPGCAPKPERIIDGIVLALEKLAEKGKRVDEGIFERLAGTREAISAR